In Zingiber officinale cultivar Zhangliang chromosome 3B, Zo_v1.1, whole genome shotgun sequence, a single window of DNA contains:
- the LOC122055243 gene encoding cell division control protein 48 homolog B-like codes for MDGWKEGRKEGDQLTYIVARFAVDEHNKKQNALLEFACVVKAREQVVAGTLHHLTVAAVEGGEKKLYEAKVTDCNTESSAHTINVPKSGKLKDLIQVLGVASSLRDDESLLIAEVYANCIIRILDEPSDSISLIPKDAEKSLVVIFAHQRLEEFDREIDIGVPDEVGRLEVLRIHTKNMKLSDDIDLERIAKDTHGYVGADLAALCTEAALQCIREKMDIIDLEDESIDAEILNSMSATKEHFKTALGSSNPSALRETVVEVPNVNWDDIGGLENVKRELQEVVCWICLSFYVHKV; via the exons ATGGATGgatggaaggaaggaaggaaggaaggagatCAG ttaacctATATCGTCGCTCGCTTCGCCGTCGACGAGCACAACAAGAAACAG AATGCACTTCTGGAGTTTGCATGTGTTGTGAAGGCGAGGGAGCAGGTTGTCGCTGGAACTCTGCATCACTTGACGGTGGCGGCAGTTGAGGGAGGGGAGAAGAAGTTGTACGAGGCCAAAGT TACTGATTGTAATACTGAGTCATCTGCTCACACAATAAATGTGCCCAAATCTGGGAAACTGAAGGACCTTATTCAGGTTCTAGGTGTTGCTTCTTCATTGAGAGACGATGAGAGTCTATTGATTGCTGAG GTTTATGCTAATTGCATTATCCGTATTCTGGATGAACCATCAGATTCAATATCCCTTATACCAAAAGATGCTGAAAAATCTCTAGTTGTGATTTTTGCACACCAAAGATTGGAAGA GTTTGACAGAGAAATTGACATTGGTGTTCCTGATGAGGTTGGCCGATTGGAGGTTCTTCGCATCCATACTAAGAACATGAAGCTATCTGATGAT ATTGATTTGGAAAGGATTGCTAAGGATACTCATGGCTATGTTGGGGCTGACCTTGCTGCTTTATGCACTGAAGCTGCTCTCCAGTGTATCCGTGAAAAGATGGACATAATCGATCTAGAAGATGAATCAATTGATGCTGAGATTCTCAATTCTATGTCTGCTACAAAGGAACACTTTAAGACTGCTTTGGGATCTAGTAACCCATCTGCCCTCCGTGAAACT GTTGTTGAAGTACCAAATGTCAACTGGGATGATATTGGTGGGCTGGAAAATGTCAAGAGGGAACTGCAAGAGGTAGTTTGTTGGatatgtttgagtttttatgtccACAAAGTGTGA